In the genome of Nostoc sp. C052, the window ATTAGGGATGAAGCCCTACGTAAATCATTACTGTCTGATGCAATTCAAAATAATTTATCTTTAAGTCAAATTAAAGAGCGTCTTGCTAAAATTCAAGCAAACACGCCTGGAAATACAGATAAAAAATCATCTTCTTTAAAAAAGAAGATAGATGAAGCCTACAGTAAAGTAAAAAAATCAAAGGTTTGGGATAATCCCAATCAGCACAAGCGATTACAAAAAATATTAGTAGAACTTGAAGCTTTATTAGTTGAAAGCAGTGATGATAACTGAAACTACATTTAGTATGGCAATCAGCATTCCTAAAGTCATTCCTTCAAAATAGGCAAATGGCGATTAGATTGTTACGGGAGAAGTGCTTTCTACAACATCGATTCCTTCACCTTGGCAGCAATGATGGCACACACCAAGATCAAGAGTGATTGGTAAAAGATATTTACAAATGATAATGCAAATGAGATTTTTACCCTCAATAATAACTGCACTAACGGCACTGACACTAACTAGTTGCAGCACTACTACTGCTGAACAGTATGAAGCTACAGCACTCACCAGTTACACCTGGCAAGTTAAGTATGCGAATAACCTAACTAGTCAACCACAACCACGCATTGAAACCTTTGCGAATACTTCAATATTGAATAGGAATGGATTGAAACCACCAGGAGCAGTTGTTGGACCAGATGACCGAGGGTTATGGTGGCCTACTTTACCGCCGCGACCAAGTGTTGATGAAGTTGAACAACGTAAAAAATCTCAAGAAGAGGCAGGTAAACCTGAATTGATAAAAGATGTTCAGTACAAACTGACCTACGGAGTGGGTAATTTACAGAAGACACTACCTACTAATTATGATGTTTATCGGCAAGTAGTAAAAGCTTACGCCCAAAGAACTCCTTTGGAATTGACTTTGGGTGTGAATGATAATTCAGTAGAAAAAGCTGAACCTGTAAGCAAGTAGTAACCCACTCGTTACGTAGTCAGCAAGAAGTTAAAGATCAAGACTGAATTGCTTTTCAACAAAAAATTGATAGTAAAGTATAAATCAAAGAGTCAACGATGATCTAAATTAATTTCTGCTGCATTGATAAAAAGATTTCAAAAAATCCTAATGGGGGCTATATAGGGGCTATATATACCCCAACAATAACTCAAGACTTTGATGAGATTTTGACACCTATATAGGGTATATATAGGTGCTAAATGGGGTATATTTGACTGATTAACATTTTGTACCCCATTTAGCCCCCAAGGGGTTATGATAAGCTCTTGAGATTAGGAAAAAAAGGGGAAGTTATTTTATTCTTCTTTCTCTTGCCCTTGCAGATAACTTGAACAGATAACTTTCACAAATAAAGTGTATTACCTTTGTATTTATGTCAAACATTCACACGTTACAAAAAATTTTTCCTGCGGGTTTCGATAACGGTTACGGAAGCCTAAAACTTTTAGTCGAAGGATTTGAAGTAGTTCGTGTCCCCAGCTATATAACTAATGCCGAGATGGAAGATGTTTCAGGGCGCGTAGTTTTTAACGGCACTGCTTACACAGTTGGAGAGTCAGCTTACCGTACAGGAAATTATTTTGACCGCAACACAGACAATAATGAAAATAAAGTCAATAATGCGTTGTTGACTTTATTGGGTGCATTGGCACATCTCCCACACCGTAAGGCTTGGCACTTAAAATTAGTAGTTAGCTTACATGACGTTGGTCTGGCTGAAGAATTACAAAAAGTACTCAATGGAGAATATCAGCCAATACTTGCTGGCAAACAATCAGACGTGAAAGTAGAAGTCCTGAAAGTTGTACTAGAGGGAATGGGTGCATTGTTTGGGCATCCACTACCAAAAAAATTAACCATTTTAGACTTTGGCAATGGAACAACCCTGTATTCTCGTTACAACCGGGGTCAACGAGAAGTTCACACTGCCTACCCTATAGGTGTAGAAGTTCTCATCGATGATATCTCCCAAAAAATGAAGCATTTAAATGGCGGAAAAATTGGGGATGCCTCCAAGATCCGATTTTGTCTGGAAATGGGGCATACCCGATACAGCCGGGACATTGATATCAAAGATGTATACAGTACTTGTTTGAAAGATTGGTATGAAAAATACTTGAAGAAAGTGGTAAATCTCACATTGGATGCCAAGCACCAAGGTGATGAAATCTGGGCGATTGGTGGAGGCTGCCTCTTACCAGGATTTAAGAAGCTGTTGGAGAAAAACGGCTTCAAAATCCTGGACAATCCGGTAGAAGCCAATGTCTTTGGGCTTTTAGAGATGGCAAAGACCATTTCTGCCAAGAATCCAGCATCTACATCTATTAAGTGATCGCAATGGCAGACAAACTTGACTTAACCCCAGAAAAAGTTCGGATCAAAGATAGCTACCGAGAGCGGATATTTGCCGAATCACAGCAATTAGGTAAAAGTTACCTGGAGACGCTTTATTTTATTATTGATTGCTATTTTGCTTTCAGAAAGGGTGCATTCCCGACACAACAAGCGACTTTCACGCCAATTAATACAGAAGATAACAAACTCTCTTCAAGGACTGCAACTCCATTCGCTGAGGAGGAAGAAGAAGATTCTGATGGAGAAACATTCAGCCTTGACTTTGATTTGTAACGGGAATGTATTGGCACAAGAATGCAACAGGTTTAGCACAGTAAGTTCAAGATTTGAGTTTATAATCCAATCCGACTTCAAGACTTTGAGTTTAAGCAAGCAAAGTAGGCCAGTTAATCTAATTTTTGAAAGGCACTATTAATTACAGGACATCGAAATTATGAAACTTGGTGGCATGAATGAGGAGGAATTTGAATATTATGAAGACAATAATCCAGCACTGTCTAAAATCATACAGCGTAACATTCGGACTCTGATTCGCCTTCGACTTCAGGCTGCTAATAAACGAAATCTACAAGACCGAATTGCGGATATGATTACTTCTTTTTCAGGACATATAGTTTTTGTTTACGTACATATCGTCTGGTTTGGAGCTTGGATTGTTTTGAACACAGGAAGAATCGGCGTGCATCCGTTCGATCCATTTCCCTACGGACTATTGACAATGGTGGTATCGCTGGAAGCAATTTTTCTGTCAACATTTGTGTTAATTAGTCAAAACCGCCTCAGTGAAGAAAGTGAATATCGAACAAACTTAAATTTACAAATTGCGCTACTGACAGAGCATGAAGTCACACGAGTATTACAAATGCTTGATGCGATTCAAGACAAAATGGGCATTGACAATGATGAAGACAGTGAGCTTGCTGATTTAGAAATGGAAACCAAGCCCGAAGATGTACTAACTGAAATTGAGCGGCTTCAGCAGTTAGCACTGAAGAGAAAAAAGCTGATTAAACATAATTCGAGATAAAGACTTTTTTCAATTTGATTGAGCGCAACCCTCTATAGAGAGATATCTTTTTAATCCCCTCAAATAGTACTCAGCGATGCCTACGGCTGTAAATTACGCGCTTTTCACTCTTGCAGCTGCTAACTGTAAAATCCAGATATTCAAGGGACTAATTTTTGTAGTGCAGATTTGAAAGATACATCGTTCCTGCTAGATAATCTTTTTCTGATTAAGCTTTCGGATTTCTGCAATTACACCATCAAGCCCACGATTGCCATAAATAATTAGCAATCGTTCCGCAGATAAGTAACTTAGCACAGGGTTACGAAATTTTTTAATATATGTTGTATCTGTAGGATTATAGCCAAACTGGGGAGCGATCGCTTTCAATTGCTCTTGAACAGTGGTAACAGCCGGAATTGATAAAACAAAATCGGCATCTGACAGGTTATGCAAGGCATATTCAGCCAGGAAGTTAGTAAGTGAAGAATTTGTACTCAGCGCGAAACTGCCAAGCTTACGGACTATCGGCAAACGTAGATGGTTTTGCTTATCCATGAATAAATAACCTTGAATCACGGGGTCAATTCCAGCAATAATTGCAGCCGCACGTAACCAGTTAACTACCTTGTACTCGTTACCGAGAGTGGGAGATGAGTGAGCGCAAGCTTGAGTAATCACAAACTCTGGGGATAACTTTCGCTTCATCGTCTCTGCCAAACTGATGATGTGATGACCACCAGTTCTAGAATCGCCCGACGCACCATAATTGTCTGTTTTACCATTCCCACCGAAGTTCAACTCCTGGAACTCAGTGCCTAAAGCGTTCCACTGAAAGACGATTGATTTTGCCCAGTCATGCCAGATTGGTGCTGCAATTAATAGGTCGTTACTGATATAAATGTCTGAATCTACTTTACTTTCACTATCTGGATTGACAATTGGTAAACCATTACTGTTTGTTTGACCATATATTAGCCGATAGTTACTCGCAAAGCTCAAATTACTAATATTATTAAATGCTTCATGTATTGGTAGTCCTCCGGGATAAGCATGGTGACTGTTATTTCCACTTCCAGGTGCAGAGAAAAAAGACTGGGGAAGTTGAGGGCAGACACTACCATCATTGCTAACTGGTGGGAAAATTCCAGCTATTAGTCCACCTGGAAAGGTCATATCGTCCACAGCATCTACCAAGCCGACTTTGAGCAATTGCTGTACAATCTCCTGCTTTCTGCGATTGCTTAACCCATATCTATGCATGATACAGGTTGTGGGATTATCAATTGCATCAAGTGTGGCTTTTCTCAGTTTGATATCTTTTATTTTCTCTGTCTGGTTTACCAAAAAAATTTTCGCTGACTGCACTAAGGGGGATTTTTCAGCAAGCCTAATCGCTTCAGTATTACCCACTCCCAATACCTGTTGGTTGGTGTTATTGCTCATGAAAGCATATCCTTTGGGTCTGCCTTGTTTCTCCTCTGCTCGTAAAGGTGTGACAAACAATAATAAGCTTAAGCATAAACTTACTAATAATAGAAGATGAGATGATTTCATGCAGATTATCAGCCTTTAGTTACAAAAGATTAATCCTCTATTGCAGTTGCCTCTAGAAAATTTACTTCCTAGACGCAACTGCGACTTATTTAGGTGTAAATTGGCCCATGTGAATCTTGGCTACGAATGGGAAATTCTACAAAACCCACTGGATGATGAGTAAAATGCAGTACAGACAAACCGGGATTATCTTCTGTCGCATAGGCAATAGATGCGTCTATGTATTCACCCTGTAACCGTGCTAGTTCTCCGGCGATGAATGGTACTGGATCTACTAACCCTTCATTATCTCCGAAGCGAATAGCTACAAAAATTTCCTTGCTCACTTCCAGTCCTTCTGGAAATCCCTCAGTATGCTCTACCTGAATATTGCTTAAAATTAAATGCTGATGATTCGCACCATGATGATTTTCTGGAGCCGGAAACAATTTTTCAATATCCCCAACTACTCGAATTAGTGGTGCGCCCAATGAATGCTTGAAACGATGATGATTTAGGTATCTTGTTGCTTTGGTGAACTTGCTCATAAAACACTACCTTTTCGAGTTGAAAAATTTTACTAGATACTTTTGAGTCAATCACGAAGCAAGGCTTTCAAAAGTATACATGAGATACATTTTTACAAATCCACTCATCCTCAACTTAAAACTAACTTAAACTCTAGAT includes:
- a CDS encoding ParM/StbA family protein is translated as MSNIHTLQKIFPAGFDNGYGSLKLLVEGFEVVRVPSYITNAEMEDVSGRVVFNGTAYTVGESAYRTGNYFDRNTDNNENKVNNALLTLLGALAHLPHRKAWHLKLVVSLHDVGLAEELQKVLNGEYQPILAGKQSDVKVEVLKVVLEGMGALFGHPLPKKLTILDFGNGTTLYSRYNRGQREVHTAYPIGVEVLIDDISQKMKHLNGGKIGDASKIRFCLEMGHTRYSRDIDIKDVYSTCLKDWYEKYLKKVVNLTLDAKHQGDEIWAIGGGCLLPGFKKLLEKNGFKILDNPVEANVFGLLEMAKTISAKNPASTSIK
- a CDS encoding DUF1003 domain-containing protein is translated as MKLGGMNEEEFEYYEDNNPALSKIIQRNIRTLIRLRLQAANKRNLQDRIADMITSFSGHIVFVYVHIVWFGAWIVLNTGRIGVHPFDPFPYGLLTMVVSLEAIFLSTFVLISQNRLSEESEYRTNLNLQIALLTEHEVTRVLQMLDAIQDKMGIDNDEDSELADLEMETKPEDVLTEIERLQQLALKRKKLIKHNSR